The Lachnospiraceae bacterium oral taxon 500 genome window below encodes:
- the asd gene encoding aspartate-semialdehyde dehydrogenase yields the protein MSEKLKVGIVGATGMVGQRLITLLARHPWFEISCLAASARSAGKKYASAVAGRWTQKTVLPEFVGQMIIIDAEDVAAIKEKVDFVFCAVNMDKQETKELELKYAQAEIPVVSNNSAHRMTADVPMVIPEINHQHLQVIEQQRKRLGTKKGFIAVKPNCSIQSYVPVLAALWQYEPKEVFVSTYQAVSGAGKTLAGWPEMTDNIIPYIGGEEEKSEQEPLKIFGRVSENGIENTDALTISAQCVRVPVEDGHLATFSVRFGQKPGKEEIVKALAEFKGLPQELELPSAPKQFIHYFTENDRPQTHLDRDLEKGMAVSAGRLREDNIFDYRFVGLSHNTLRGAAGGAVLIAELLKAQGYLK from the coding sequence ATGTCGGAAAAATTAAAAGTGGGAATTGTCGGCGCGACCGGGATGGTTGGCCAGCGCTTGATTACTTTGCTGGCACGGCATCCATGGTTTGAAATCAGTTGTTTGGCAGCCAGTGCCCGTTCGGCCGGGAAAAAATACGCCTCGGCAGTGGCAGGCAGATGGACGCAAAAAACGGTGCTGCCGGAGTTTGTCGGTCAGATGATCATCATAGATGCCGAGGATGTGGCAGCAATTAAAGAAAAAGTGGATTTTGTTTTTTGTGCTGTCAATATGGATAAGCAGGAAACCAAGGAGCTGGAATTAAAATACGCGCAGGCTGAAATCCCGGTAGTGTCCAATAATTCAGCTCACCGAATGACGGCTGATGTGCCGATGGTTATTCCGGAGATTAATCATCAGCATTTGCAGGTGATTGAGCAGCAAAGAAAGCGGCTGGGTACCAAAAAAGGATTTATTGCGGTTAAGCCGAATTGTTCGATTCAGTCCTATGTGCCGGTTTTGGCGGCGCTGTGGCAGTATGAACCGAAAGAAGTTTTTGTCAGTACCTATCAGGCGGTTTCCGGGGCGGGCAAAACCTTGGCCGGTTGGCCGGAAATGACCGATAATATTATTCCCTATATCGGCGGTGAGGAAGAAAAGTCGGAGCAGGAGCCGCTAAAGATCTTTGGCCGGGTTTCTGAAAACGGGATTGAAAACACGGATGCATTGACTATTTCGGCGCAATGCGTGCGGGTGCCGGTCGAAGACGGACATTTGGCTACATTTTCCGTCCGCTTTGGCCAAAAGCCGGGAAAAGAGGAAATCGTAAAAGCATTGGCTGAGTTTAAAGGACTGCCGCAGGAATTGGAGCTGCCGTCGGCGCCGAAACAGTTTATTCACTATTTTACTGAAAATGACCGGCCGCAGACACATTTGGACCGGGACCTGGAAAAAGGCATGGCGGTATCGGCCGGCCGGCTGCGGGAAGACAATATCTTTGATTACCGTTTTGTCGGCTTATCGCATAATACTTTACGCGGCGCAGCCGGTGGGGCGGTGCTGATTGCCGAGCTTTTGAAGGCGCAGGGATACTTGAAATAG
- the yajC gene encoding preprotein translocase subunit YajC translates to MNQIFSLTAGAAPAGGMMELVIVWGGMLLVLWFFMIRPQRKKQKETQMMQNNLKVGDSVMTSSGLYGKVADVVNDVVVVEFGKNKSVLIPVHKSAIAGVTEPDLTIHKDEEPEDKKAGKADKKEEKAEETVEKES, encoded by the coding sequence ATGAATCAAATTTTTAGCTTAACCGCAGGCGCAGCACCGGCCGGCGGCATGATGGAACTGGTCATCGTTTGGGGCGGTATGCTTTTGGTCCTGTGGTTTTTTATGATTCGGCCGCAGCGGAAAAAACAAAAAGAAACCCAAATGATGCAAAATAATTTAAAAGTGGGCGACAGCGTGATGACCAGTTCCGGTCTTTACGGCAAGGTGGCTGATGTGGTTAACGATGTGGTGGTGGTTGAGTTCGGCAAGAACAAATCAGTTTTGATTCCGGTGCATAAAAGCGCTATTGCCGGAGTAACCGAACCGGATTTGACGATTCATAAAGACGAAGAACCGGAGGATAAGAAAGCCGGCAAAGCCGATAAAAAAGAAGAAAAAGCGGAAGAAACGGTAGAAAAAGAGTCCTAA
- a CDS encoding tRNA guanosine(34) transglycosylase Tgt codes for MYELLKRDGSAKRGRFHTPHGVIETPVFMNVGTAAAIKGAVSALDLEEIGCQVELSNTYHLHLRPGDEVVHKMGGLHRFMNWHRPILTDSGGFQVFSLVALRKIKEEGVHFRSHIDGRKIFMGPEESMRIQSNLASTIAMAFDECPPIPASKEYVTASVARTTRWLARCQAEMAVLNRQERTINRRQMLFGINQGGIYADIRIEHAKIISQMELDGYAVGGLAVGETHAEMYEILEKTVPHLPLEKPTYLMGVGTPENILESVERGIDFFDCVYPSRNGRHGHVYTNQGRRNLFNACYETDDRPIEEGCGCPACRNHSRAYLRHLLKAGEMLGMRLCVLHNLYFYNQMMAEIRTAIEAGEFLTYKKRKLSSFQEVQK; via the coding sequence ATGTATGAATTATTAAAAAGAGACGGCAGTGCCAAGCGAGGGCGCTTTCATACGCCGCATGGCGTGATTGAAACGCCGGTCTTTATGAATGTCGGTACGGCGGCAGCGATTAAAGGCGCAGTATCGGCTTTGGATTTGGAGGAAATCGGCTGCCAGGTGGAGCTGAGCAATACCTATCATTTACATTTGCGGCCGGGGGACGAAGTTGTTCACAAAATGGGCGGGCTGCATCGTTTTATGAATTGGCACCGGCCGATATTGACCGATTCCGGTGGTTTTCAGGTCTTTTCGCTGGTAGCACTCCGCAAGATCAAGGAAGAAGGTGTGCATTTTCGCTCGCATATCGACGGCCGCAAGATTTTTATGGGACCTGAGGAGAGTATGCGGATTCAGTCGAACTTAGCCTCAACGATTGCCATGGCCTTTGACGAATGTCCGCCGATTCCGGCTTCTAAGGAATATGTGACGGCTTCGGTTGCCCGCACCACCCGCTGGCTGGCCAGATGCCAGGCGGAAATGGCAGTGCTTAACCGGCAGGAGCGGACAATCAATCGGCGGCAGATGCTGTTTGGCATTAATCAGGGCGGTATTTATGCCGATATTCGGATTGAACACGCCAAAATAATCAGCCAGATGGAGCTGGACGGCTATGCGGTCGGCGGGTTGGCGGTGGGGGAAACCCATGCCGAAATGTATGAGATTCTGGAAAAGACGGTCCCCCATTTGCCGCTGGAGAAGCCGACTTATCTGATGGGGGTCGGGACGCCGGAAAATATTTTGGAGTCAGTGGAGCGGGGAATTGACTTTTTTGACTGTGTTTATCCCAGCCGCAACGGCCGGCACGGCCATGTTTATACCAATCAGGGACGGCGCAATTTATTCAATGCCTGCTATGAAACCGATGACCGGCCGATTGAGGAAGGCTGCGGCTGTCCGGCCTGCCGCAATCACTCGCGCGCCTATCTGCGCCATTTGCTGAAAGCCGGGGAAATGCTGGGAATGCGCTTGTGTGTCCTGCATAATCTGTATTTTTACAATCAAATGATGGCGGAAATTCGGACGGCAATCGAAGCCGGTGAATTTTTAACCTATAAAAAAAGAAAGCTGAGCAGCTTTCAGGAAGTACAAAAATAA
- a CDS encoding homoserine O-succinyltransferase, with translation MPIKIPKGLPAGEILQKENIFVMDEERAMTQDIRPLQIAVLNLMPLKEQTETQLLRMLSNTPLQMEITFLTTASYVGRNTAKAHLSNFYKNFAEVKDSKFDGMIITGAPVELLEFEEVEYWPELTEIMDWTQSHVTSVFYICWGAQAALYHKYGIKKFPLEKKLSGIFAHRVVKEFCPLTRGFDPEFLVPHSRYTTVHIEDIAAVGELELVAVSNEAGPYLIMSRDGRNVFATGHSEYDALTLKQEYDRDRGKGLAIELPKNYFPEDNPYLTPKSVWNSHANLLYSNWLNYYVYQRTPYDISQVGKN, from the coding sequence ATGCCGATTAAGATACCGAAAGGATTGCCGGCGGGAGAAATCCTGCAAAAGGAAAATATTTTCGTAATGGACGAAGAAAGGGCAATGACCCAGGATATTCGGCCTTTGCAAATTGCGGTCTTAAACCTGATGCCGCTCAAAGAGCAGACCGAAACCCAGCTTTTGCGGATGCTGTCCAATACGCCGCTGCAAATGGAAATTACCTTTTTAACGACTGCCAGCTATGTCGGCCGGAATACGGCCAAGGCTCATTTAAGTAATTTTTATAAAAACTTTGCCGAAGTTAAGGACAGTAAGTTTGACGGCATGATTATTACGGGCGCACCGGTTGAACTCTTAGAGTTTGAAGAAGTCGAGTACTGGCCGGAGCTGACAGAGATCATGGACTGGACGCAGAGCCATGTCACCTCGGTTTTTTATATTTGCTGGGGAGCGCAGGCGGCGCTTTATCATAAATACGGCATTAAGAAGTTTCCTTTGGAAAAAAAGCTGTCCGGTATTTTTGCACATCGGGTAGTTAAGGAATTTTGTCCGCTGACACGGGGCTTTGATCCGGAGTTTCTGGTGCCGCATTCCCGCTATACGACGGTTCATATTGAAGATATCGCTGCAGTCGGGGAACTGGAATTAGTGGCTGTCAGCAATGAGGCCGGGCCGTACTTGATTATGTCTAGGGATGGGCGCAATGTTTTTGCGACCGGTCATTCCGAATACGACGCACTGACTTTGAAGCAGGAATATGACCGGGACAGGGGCAAGGGATTGGCGATTGAATTGCCGAAAAATTATTTCCCTGAGGATAATCCTTATCTGACGCCCAAATCGGTGTGGAACTCGCATGCAAACCTGCTTTATTCGAATTGGCTGAATTACTATGTATATCAGCGGACGCCGTATGATATCAGTCAGGTCGGGAAAAATTAA
- a CDS encoding DNA ligase (NAD(+)) LigA has product MKNRMRDLIDLLKNANEAYYAKNQEIMSDKQYDELYDELLALEKKSGIVYADSPTRQVGYQAVAFLPKEEHDRPMLSLDKTKSVEDLAAFTDQECLLSWKLDGLTVVLTYEDGRLTKAVTRGNGLVGEVVTNNARVFANLPDQIPFRGRLVLRGEAVIRYTDFERINADLPPEVQYKNPRNLCSGTVRQLNNEITAGRKVHFCAFTLVEAAGREFAKKSEELIFLQDNGFEVVFFKKVTPASIPETVAWFEREIAKNPYTTDGLVLTIDDILYSRGLGETSKFPRDSIAFKWQDEIRETPLVKVEWSVSRTGLINPIAVFEPVDLEGTVVRRASLHNISIVEELELGLGDVLAVYKANMIIPQVADNLTRSGGLPLPEACPVCGQKAELREVNDIKTLLCVNPACPTKKLRGLEHFVSRNAMNIEGLSEATLEKFIQKGFLTDAADIFKLAEHKAEIIGLEGFGEKSYAKLAAAIEKARAPQLGNFIYALGIPNVGLSNAKLLARSFRNDLDIIMHAEAAQIEAVPGFGPVIAQSVQDYFADSENRCLLEKLQSRLHLPESNPAAEEETGNPFIQGKTFVITGSLEHYGNRDELKDFIEQSGGKVTGSVSAKTDYLINNDISSASSKNKKAKELNIPIITEAEFREKSGQAD; this is encoded by the coding sequence ATGAAAAATCGAATGAGGGATCTGATTGATTTGCTGAAAAACGCTAATGAAGCGTATTATGCCAAAAATCAGGAAATCATGAGCGATAAGCAGTATGACGAGCTGTATGATGAGCTGCTGGCTTTGGAAAAAAAATCGGGCATTGTCTATGCGGACAGCCCCACCCGGCAGGTCGGCTATCAGGCGGTGGCGTTTTTGCCGAAGGAAGAACATGACCGGCCGATGCTGTCCCTGGATAAAACCAAGAGTGTGGAAGACTTGGCGGCTTTTACCGATCAGGAATGTCTGCTTTCCTGGAAGCTGGACGGACTGACGGTGGTGCTGACCTATGAAGATGGTCGTTTAACCAAGGCTGTGACCAGAGGAAACGGGCTGGTTGGCGAGGTTGTGACCAATAATGCCAGAGTATTTGCGAATCTGCCGGATCAAATCCCGTTCCGGGGACGGCTGGTGCTGCGGGGCGAAGCCGTTATCCGCTATACTGATTTTGAGCGGATTAACGCCGACCTGCCGCCGGAAGTTCAGTATAAAAATCCGCGCAATTTATGCAGCGGTACGGTTCGCCAGCTTAATAACGAAATTACCGCCGGCCGCAAGGTTCATTTTTGTGCCTTTACCTTAGTGGAGGCCGCCGGTCGGGAGTTTGCCAAAAAATCAGAAGAACTTATTTTCTTACAGGATAACGGGTTTGAAGTGGTTTTCTTTAAAAAGGTGACGCCGGCGTCGATTCCGGAGACGGTTGCCTGGTTTGAGCGGGAAATTGCTAAAAATCCGTATACAACCGACGGTTTGGTGCTGACGATTGATGACATCCTTTATTCGCGCGGATTAGGAGAAACGTCCAAGTTTCCGCGGGACTCCATTGCTTTTAAATGGCAGGATGAGATTAGGGAAACACCTCTCGTTAAGGTGGAGTGGTCGGTGTCCCGTACCGGGCTGATTAATCCGATTGCGGTCTTTGAGCCGGTCGATTTGGAAGGAACGGTGGTGCGCCGAGCCTCTTTGCACAATATCAGTATTGTCGAAGAACTGGAGTTGGGCCTGGGGGATGTTTTAGCGGTCTATAAGGCCAATATGATTATTCCGCAGGTGGCGGATAATCTGACCAGAAGCGGCGGTCTGCCGCTGCCGGAGGCCTGTCCGGTCTGCGGACAAAAAGCGGAGCTTAGGGAAGTCAATGACATTAAGACCCTGCTGTGCGTTAATCCCGCTTGTCCGACCAAAAAACTGCGGGGGCTGGAGCATTTTGTCAGCCGTAATGCCATGAATATTGAAGGTTTGAGTGAAGCCACCCTGGAAAAGTTTATTCAAAAAGGCTTTTTGACGGATGCCGCTGATATTTTCAAATTGGCGGAACACAAAGCGGAAATTATCGGGCTGGAGGGCTTTGGCGAAAAATCCTATGCCAAGCTGGCAGCGGCAATTGAGAAGGCCAGAGCGCCGCAGCTGGGTAACTTTATTTATGCGCTGGGGATACCGAATGTCGGTCTTAGCAATGCCAAACTGCTGGCCAGAAGCTTTCGCAATGATTTAGATATCATCATGCACGCGGAGGCAGCGCAAATTGAGGCGGTGCCGGGTTTCGGGCCGGTGATTGCCCAGTCGGTGCAGGATTATTTTGCCGACAGCGAAAACCGGTGCTTGCTGGAAAAACTGCAAAGCCGGCTGCACTTGCCGGAAAGCAATCCGGCAGCGGAAGAGGAAACGGGAAATCCTTTTATTCAGGGGAAAACCTTTGTTATTACCGGCAGCCTTGAGCATTATGGCAATCGGGATGAATTGAAAGACTTTATTGAGCAAAGCGGCGGCAAGGTGACCGGTTCCGTTTCTGCCAAAACCGATTATTTAATCAATAATGACATCAGTTCGGCTTCTTCTAAAAATAAAAAAGCCAAGGAACTGAATATTCCCATCATTACCGAAGCAGAGTTTAGGGAAAAGTCAGGCCAAGCTGACTAA
- a CDS encoding YebC/PmpR family DNA-binding transcriptional regulator, whose translation MSGHSKFANIKHKKARNDAQKGKIFTKLGRELAVAVKTGGGADPSLNRKLADVIAKAKASNMPNDTIDRSIKKAAGDNDGANYEAIVYEGYGPEGIAVIVECLTDNKNRTAANVRSAFTKGKGNLGTSGSVTFMFDKKGQIIIEKSSKVSEDELMMLALDSGAEDFSAADDGYEIITDPETFSEVNDALLAAGYQPISAEVTQLPQTTTDLTDADSIKAMNRLLDMLEDDDDVQNVYHNWGNQDEE comes from the coding sequence ATGTCAGGACATAGTAAATTCGCGAACATTAAACACAAAAAGGCAAGAAACGACGCGCAAAAGGGTAAGATTTTTACCAAGCTCGGCCGGGAACTGGCAGTAGCGGTTAAGACCGGCGGCGGAGCTGACCCGTCCCTGAACCGGAAACTGGCGGACGTAATTGCCAAAGCCAAAGCCAGCAACATGCCGAATGATACGATTGACCGCTCGATTAAAAAAGCGGCCGGCGATAACGACGGAGCGAATTATGAGGCAATTGTTTATGAGGGCTACGGGCCGGAGGGCATCGCGGTGATTGTCGAGTGTCTGACCGACAACAAAAACCGGACGGCTGCCAATGTCCGCAGTGCTTTTACCAAAGGTAAGGGAAACCTCGGCACCAGCGGCAGCGTTACCTTTATGTTCGATAAAAAAGGACAGATTATTATTGAAAAAAGCTCCAAAGTCAGTGAAGATGAACTGATGATGTTGGCACTTGATTCGGGAGCAGAGGATTTTAGTGCGGCCGACGACGGCTATGAAATCATTACCGACCCGGAAACCTTCAGCGAAGTCAATGATGCTTTACTGGCAGCCGGTTATCAGCCGATCTCGGCTGAGGTAACGCAGCTTCCGCAGACAACGACCGATTTGACCGATGCTGACAGCATTAAGGCAATGAACCGGCTGCTGGATATGCTGGAAGACGACGACGATGTGCAGAACGTTTATCATAACTGGGGCAATCAGGACGAAGAATAG
- a CDS encoding DUF5107 domain-containing protein, producing MEGNAAESSMHSGKPPDLNKRNILDWRQIMKPIIRFEKQIFKTGEFGEESSLPDLLGFGYEEKLDLIQEPSVEVGYGMRKTSYPYRQQAGYNRKLREIELDTAILENDFLYAEFLPTLGGRLWRLKDKVNDRDLIYHNDVIRFSNLAICNAWFSGGVEWNISLIGHSPFTARPLFAAELMTDDEVPVLRMYEFERVREAVYQMDFWLGEQDRFLNCRMRIRNVTNHEIQMYWWSNIAVPEYPGGRIAVPASKAFTADQERVWKTDIPIAGGIDISKYEHIPTQVDYFFDIPENAHKFIANIDKDGNGLLHLSTDRLQSRKLFSWGHDTGSQNWQRFLTEKAGNYIEIQAGVPKTQYGCVRMPANAEWEWLEQYGPITVSREMMDKEYPLFLDAVQRIVDEHWHSCSLSDILVNSKAFADRPGKTVHKGSNGGACYNCIARASGEREIYRHLDFAEDAFNSSAWKAFIETGILPLQNPENPPEDFVCNLWLFKKLEDSTKQGEANENNWLAWYEIGCMLLAEDIKGERLGAAREALYKADKLSRNPWTLEALAVLSINENNMLDAAKYMVLGAEQRKKDIQYLKTAAYILLKAEAFSEWLNLYDSLEAEVKEDPRLYFDSIIAMSKADRKMEAFELLNRKNHMFLDDLRECEGSIEDLWQGLHKDLFGREGVIPENLRFISGEAKSKV from the coding sequence ATGGAGGGGAATGCCGCAGAAAGCAGCATGCATTCAGGGAAACCTCCGGATTTAAATAAACGTAACATTTTGGATTGGAGGCAGATAATGAAACCAATTATTCGGTTTGAGAAACAAATATTTAAGACGGGAGAATTTGGAGAGGAAAGTTCACTGCCCGATTTGCTGGGTTTTGGGTATGAAGAAAAATTAGACCTTATTCAGGAACCGTCAGTTGAGGTTGGATACGGAATGAGAAAGACTTCCTATCCCTACAGACAACAGGCGGGATATAATAGAAAATTACGAGAAATTGAGCTGGATACGGCTATATTGGAAAATGATTTTTTATATGCGGAGTTTCTTCCGACTCTCGGAGGGCGTCTGTGGAGACTTAAGGATAAAGTAAATGACAGAGACCTGATTTATCATAATGATGTGATTCGTTTCAGTAATCTGGCGATCTGCAATGCCTGGTTTTCGGGCGGAGTGGAATGGAATATATCTTTAATTGGGCATTCTCCGTTTACAGCCAGACCGTTATTTGCGGCTGAGTTGATGACGGATGATGAGGTGCCGGTGCTGCGGATGTACGAGTTTGAGCGGGTGAGAGAGGCTGTTTATCAGATGGATTTTTGGCTGGGTGAACAGGACAGATTTTTGAATTGCAGAATGAGAATCCGCAATGTGACCAATCATGAAATACAAATGTACTGGTGGAGCAATATTGCAGTTCCGGAGTACCCGGGCGGCAGGATTGCAGTCCCGGCTTCCAAGGCATTTACAGCCGATCAGGAGAGGGTCTGGAAAACGGATATACCGATAGCTGGCGGGATTGATATTTCTAAGTACGAACATATACCGACACAGGTGGATTATTTCTTTGACATTCCTGAGAACGCACATAAGTTTATTGCCAATATAGATAAAGACGGAAATGGCCTTCTCCATCTGTCGACAGATAGGCTGCAGTCCAGAAAACTATTCTCCTGGGGACATGATACCGGGTCGCAAAACTGGCAAAGATTTCTTACCGAGAAAGCGGGAAATTATATTGAAATACAGGCCGGTGTGCCTAAAACACAGTATGGATGTGTTCGTATGCCGGCAAATGCCGAGTGGGAATGGTTAGAGCAATATGGGCCGATTACTGTGTCCCGGGAAATGATGGATAAAGAATATCCTTTGTTCCTTGACGCTGTGCAGAGAATTGTCGATGAGCATTGGCATAGCTGCAGTTTATCCGATATCCTTGTAAACAGCAAAGCATTTGCCGATCGGCCCGGTAAAACGGTACACAAGGGCAGCAACGGCGGGGCTTGTTATAATTGTATTGCCCGCGCTTCAGGGGAAAGGGAGATATATCGGCATCTGGATTTTGCCGAGGACGCATTTAATTCTTCTGCGTGGAAGGCATTTATCGAAACGGGTATTTTGCCTTTGCAAAACCCGGAAAATCCGCCGGAAGATTTTGTGTGCAATCTATGGCTTTTTAAGAAACTGGAGGATAGTACCAAACAGGGAGAAGCAAATGAAAATAACTGGCTGGCGTGGTATGAGATAGGGTGTATGCTGCTTGCCGAGGATATAAAGGGAGAGCGACTTGGGGCTGCAAGAGAGGCGCTGTATAAGGCGGATAAACTTAGCAGGAATCCGTGGACGCTTGAAGCTCTGGCAGTCCTTTCGATTAATGAAAATAATATGCTGGATGCTGCGAAATATATGGTTTTAGGAGCGGAACAACGTAAAAAAGATATTCAATATCTTAAAACGGCTGCCTATATTTTATTAAAAGCAGAGGCTTTTAGTGAGTGGCTGAATTTATATGACAGCCTTGAAGCGGAAGTGAAAGAAGACCCCCGGCTGTATTTTGACAGTATTATTGCAATGTCAAAAGCGGATAGGAAAATGGAAGCATTTGAGCTTCTCAATAGAAAAAATCATATGTTTTTAGATGATTTGAGAGAGTGTGAGGGCTCGATAGAAGATCTTTGGCAGGGACTTCATAAGGACTTGTTCGGCAGGGAAGGAGTTATTCCCGAGAATCTGCGTTTTATTTCCGGGGAGGCAAAGTCAAAGGTTTGA
- a CDS encoding sugar ABC transporter permease, which translates to MAVLKNKKKKINSDQVFDAVNLWIMILLFVIFIWPLWFVIIASFSDPYAVWRGSVVLWPQGFSLESYREILKYKEIWLGYRNTLFYTVAGTLINMAMTICMAYPLSRRKFMPKNIIMLLCMITMYFSGGLIPNYLVVKKLHLVDTIWAMMIPGCLSVYNMIIMRSYFVNSIPQTLEEAAVLDGANPVQYLFRVVLPLSKSVLAVIALYYVVAHWNDFFNALIYINNRNLLPLQTFLRNLLVTNTVGNVSQTQSLDPEALQKKIYLAQTIKYSAIIVSTIPVLCIYPFLQKYFVKGIMIGAIKG; encoded by the coding sequence ATGGCGGTGTTAAAGAATAAAAAGAAAAAAATCAATTCAGATCAGGTTTTCGATGCGGTCAATTTATGGATTATGATTTTGCTGTTTGTGATTTTTATATGGCCGTTGTGGTTTGTGATTATTGCGTCATTTAGCGATCCTTATGCGGTATGGCGAGGTTCGGTGGTATTATGGCCGCAGGGATTTTCTTTGGAGTCCTATCGGGAAATTCTCAAATATAAGGAGATTTGGCTTGGGTATAGAAATACCCTGTTCTATACCGTGGCGGGAACGCTGATCAATATGGCAATGACTATCTGCATGGCGTATCCGCTGTCAAGGCGAAAGTTCATGCCCAAAAACATTATTATGTTGCTTTGTATGATTACGATGTATTTTTCCGGAGGTCTGATTCCCAACTATTTGGTAGTTAAAAAATTGCATCTTGTAGACACGATATGGGCGATGATGATTCCGGGCTGTCTGTCAGTCTACAATATGATTATTATGCGGAGTTATTTCGTCAATAGTATTCCGCAAACCTTGGAGGAAGCGGCGGTGCTTGACGGGGCAAACCCGGTTCAATATTTGTTCAGGGTAGTTTTGCCGCTGTCCAAATCGGTATTGGCTGTTATCGCCCTTTATTATGTAGTGGCACATTGGAATGATTTCTTTAATGCACTGATTTATATTAATAACAGGAATTTGCTTCCGTTACAGACTTTTTTGCGTAATTTGCTGGTCACAAATACCGTCGGAAATGTCAGTCAAACACAAAGTCTTGACCCTGAGGCATTGCAGAAAAAGATTTATCTGGCTCAGACGATTAAATATAGTGCGATTATTGTTTCTACTATTCCGGTTCTTTGTATTTATCCGTTCCTGCAGAAATATTTTGTGAAAGGTATTATGATCGGGGCGATTAAAGGATAG
- a CDS encoding sugar ABC transporter permease: protein MDHTRKKQNSSVSAPRGMFCKRLKKDFKANWTLYIMVSLPLLYLIIFCYVPMAGVQLAFKDYRVSQGIWGSPWIGLYNFERFFRSYKFGLLLKNTILVNVYSLVAGFPIPIIFALLLNYLRRKRFKKILQMVSYAPYFISTVVMCGMIIIFLDADTGIINKLMQLVGMNPVQFMGEAKYFKSIYVWSSVWQGMGWASIIYIAALSGVDYQLHEAAIIDGASKVQRIFHVDLPSIKPTIVMLLILQIGSLMSVGFEKVFLLQNQMNIASSDVLSTYVYRVGLVDNDYGYSTAVGLFNSVINMLLLVSANKIAKMTVKESLW, encoded by the coding sequence ATGGATCATACGAGAAAAAAACAAAACAGCAGTGTGTCCGCTCCGCGAGGGATGTTTTGCAAGCGGTTAAAAAAAGATTTTAAGGCAAATTGGACACTGTATATTATGGTCTCTCTGCCGCTTTTATACCTTATTATTTTCTGTTATGTTCCGATGGCGGGAGTACAGCTGGCGTTTAAGGATTATCGGGTCAGTCAAGGGATTTGGGGCAGTCCGTGGATAGGACTGTATAATTTTGAACGTTTTTTCAGAAGTTACAAATTCGGACTTCTGCTGAAAAATACGATTCTGGTTAATGTGTATAGCTTAGTGGCAGGGTTTCCGATTCCGATTATTTTTGCGCTTTTGCTTAATTATTTGCGGCGAAAACGGTTTAAGAAGATTTTGCAGATGGTTTCCTATGCGCCCTACTTTATCTCGACGGTGGTTATGTGCGGCATGATTATTATTTTTTTGGATGCCGATACCGGAATTATCAATAAGCTGATGCAGTTGGTGGGGATGAATCCGGTTCAGTTCATGGGCGAGGCCAAATATTTTAAGTCTATTTATGTATGGAGCAGCGTTTGGCAAGGTATGGGTTGGGCGTCAATTATTTATATAGCAGCGCTGTCGGGCGTAGATTATCAACTTCATGAAGCGGCGATTATTGACGGAGCTTCAAAGGTGCAGCGTATTTTTCATGTGGATCTGCCATCAATTAAGCCTACGATTGTCATGCTGCTGATTCTGCAAATCGGATCGCTGATGAGTGTAGGCTTTGAGAAAGTATTTTTATTGCAAAATCAGATGAATATCGCGTCATCGGATGTGCTCTCTACCTATGTGTATCGGGTGGGTCTGGTCGATAATGATTATGGATATTCCACGGCAGTAGGCCTGTTTAACTCGGTCATCAATATGCTGCTGCTGGTTTCAGCCAATAAAATCGCCAAAATGACAGTGAAAGAAAGCCTGTGGTAG